One window from the genome of Deinococcus arcticus encodes:
- a CDS encoding aldo/keto reductase, translated as MHLRPLGRTGLKVTEIGYGAWGIGADMWVGAQDGESLNALRRYIELGGNFIDTAMGYGNGHSERLVGQVAREHPGTLVATKISPKNMEWPAAPDTGAAAAFPGEYVTRMTDASLERLGLPTIDVQQLHVWNDSWLGQGDWQAAVADLKRQGKIRAFGISINDHQPDNAVKAVEAGAVDTVQVIYNVFDQSPQDRLLDACQAHGVGVIVRVALDEGSLTGRITPETTFPEGDWRHRYFGGDRKAQLQPRLRAMEQDLGIATDALAETSLRFVLSHPAVSTVIVGMRSVTNVERNAALADGRGLSPAQVQKLRAHRWDRNWYLGAE; from the coding sequence ATGCACCTCCGTCCGCTGGGCCGCACCGGCCTGAAGGTCACCGAAATCGGCTACGGCGCCTGGGGTATTGGCGCCGATATGTGGGTGGGCGCCCAGGACGGCGAGAGCCTGAACGCCCTGCGCCGCTATATCGAGCTGGGCGGCAACTTTATTGACACGGCCATGGGCTACGGCAACGGCCACTCCGAGCGGCTGGTGGGCCAGGTGGCGCGTGAACACCCCGGCACGCTGGTGGCCACCAAGATCAGCCCCAAGAACATGGAGTGGCCTGCCGCGCCGGACACGGGCGCTGCGGCGGCCTTTCCCGGCGAGTACGTGACCCGCATGACCGACGCCAGCCTGGAACGCCTGGGTCTGCCCACCATCGACGTGCAGCAGCTGCACGTGTGGAACGACAGCTGGCTGGGCCAGGGCGACTGGCAGGCCGCCGTGGCCGACCTGAAGCGCCAGGGCAAGATTCGCGCCTTTGGCATTTCCATCAACGACCACCAGCCGGACAACGCCGTGAAGGCCGTGGAAGCGGGCGCCGTGGACACCGTGCAGGTGATCTACAACGTCTTTGACCAGTCGCCGCAGGACCGCCTGCTGGACGCCTGCCAGGCGCATGGGGTGGGCGTGATTGTGCGCGTGGCGCTGGACGAGGGTAGTCTGACCGGCCGCATCACGCCAGAAACCACCTTTCCCGAGGGCGACTGGCGCCACCGCTACTTCGGCGGGGACCGCAAGGCGCAGTTGCAACCCCGCCTGCGGGCCATGGAGCAGGACCTGGGGATTGCCACGGACGCCCTGGCCGAAACCAGCCTGCGCTTCGTGCTGTCTCACCCGGCCGTCAGTACAGTCATCGTGGGGATGCGCAGCGTGACGAATGTGGAGCGCAACGCCGCGCTGGCGGACGGGCGGGGGCTGAGCCCGGCGCAGGTGCAGAAGCTGCGGGCGCACCGCTGGGACCGGAACTGGTATCTGGGGGCTGAATAG
- a CDS encoding MFS transporter, which produces MTAALSPRARQLATTGLIVGVFLAALEASVVATAMPSVIGDLGGERLYALPFAVYLLTSTVSSPLWGRASDIVGRRRLYLAGVVIFLLGSALCGLSSSMPTLIGARALQGIGAGALLPLTLTIIGELYALTERGRVQALISGVWGISGLLGPLLGGWLTEQASWRWTFYASLPFGVAALALALRFLPETGQPRPARLDWAGAALFTLGSALVVWGLEGRRWALVGLGALTLLGALALERRHPEPLLPMRALRERLPRVAFAGNLLGGAAYFGVIAYLPLYAQGVSGGGATAGGAILTPMLVGWTLTAILTARLVRTVPLARIAQVGFALLVVMFTALTFAVHAPLWVSSALGFAVGTGMGFAMLSLLLAAQESAARSELGAVTSGVLFARQMGGALGVAVMALLIGPAAIEAGGFPLAEGLRRAYGLALGLVAVAFALSLGLRAVMVSRAVEGQPAD; this is translated from the coding sequence GTGACCGCTGCCCTGTCTCCCCGCGCCCGTCAGCTGGCCACGACTGGCCTGATCGTGGGGGTCTTTCTGGCCGCCCTGGAAGCCAGCGTGGTGGCCACCGCCATGCCCAGCGTCATTGGCGACCTGGGCGGCGAGCGCCTGTACGCCCTGCCGTTTGCGGTGTATCTGCTGACCAGCACAGTGTCCAGCCCGCTGTGGGGCCGGGCCAGCGACATCGTGGGGCGGCGCCGGCTGTACCTGGCGGGCGTGGTGATCTTTCTGCTGGGCTCGGCGCTGTGTGGCCTGAGCAGCAGTATGCCCACCCTGATCGGCGCGCGGGCGCTGCAGGGCATCGGGGCCGGGGCGCTGCTGCCGCTGACCCTCACGATCATTGGCGAGCTGTATGCCCTGACCGAACGGGGCCGGGTGCAGGCGCTGATCTCCGGGGTGTGGGGGATCTCGGGGCTGCTGGGGCCGTTGCTGGGCGGCTGGCTGACCGAACAGGCGTCGTGGCGCTGGACCTTCTATGCCAGCCTGCCGTTCGGGGTGGCCGCGCTGGCGCTGGCCCTGCGCTTTCTGCCCGAAACGGGCCAGCCGCGCCCGGCCCGGCTGGACTGGGCGGGCGCAGCCCTGTTTACCCTGGGCAGCGCCCTGGTGGTCTGGGGCCTGGAGGGGCGGCGCTGGGCGCTGGTGGGGCTGGGCGCACTGACCCTGCTGGGGGCGCTGGCCCTGGAGCGCCGCCACCCCGAACCGCTGCTGCCCATGCGCGCCCTGCGCGAGCGGCTGCCGCGCGTGGCCTTTGCCGGCAACCTGCTGGGGGGCGCGGCGTACTTTGGCGTGATTGCCTACCTGCCGCTGTATGCCCAGGGGGTCAGCGGCGGCGGGGCCACGGCGGGCGGCGCCATCCTCACGCCCATGCTGGTGGGCTGGACCCTGACCGCCATCCTGACCGCGCGGCTGGTCAGGACCGTGCCGCTGGCGCGCATCGCGCAGGTGGGCTTCGCGCTGCTGGTGGTCATGTTCACGGCGCTTACCTTCGCCGTTCACGCGCCCCTGTGGGTGAGCAGCGCACTGGGCTTTGCGGTGGGCACCGGCATGGGCTTTGCCATGCTGAGCCTGCTGCTGGCCGCCCAGGAATCGGCGGCGCGCAGCGAACTGGGGGCCGTGACCAGCGGCGTGCTGTTTGCCCGGCAGATGGGCGGCGCCCTGGGCGTGGCAGTGATGGCGCTGCTGATTGGCCCCGCCGCCATTGAAGCAGGTGGCTTCCCGCTGGCCGAGGGGCTGCGCCGCGCCTACGGGCTGGCCCTGGGGCTGGTGGCGGTGGCCTTTGCCCTGAGCCTGGGCCTGCGCGCGGTGATGGTCAGCCGGGCCGTGGAGGGCCAGCCGGCGGATTGA
- a CDS encoding ABC transporter permease: MNWAWRKVRVLFATQFALMTEYRAEVVIWMLSGTLSLVMMLVWMAQAAAAPGGQVRGYTPAEFATYFLSTWLISQLMVVWVAHELDPAIRQGQLSPWLLRPLDPFWTYFLGHVAERFVRLPALLALVALFAWLSGAQFTAQWWAYPAAIGLAVLGFTARFLWEYTIGLLAFWTDSSTSFQELVWLMYAALGGMFAPLAFYPEWVQRVAVWTPFPYMLGLPAQLLSGKATLGQALQGVLVLLAWGLIFGVVRFAVWRVGLRRYGAVGA, translated from the coding sequence GTGAACTGGGCATGGCGCAAGGTGCGGGTGCTGTTTGCCACCCAATTTGCCCTGATGACCGAGTACCGCGCCGAGGTGGTGATCTGGATGCTCTCGGGCACCCTGTCACTGGTCATGATGCTGGTGTGGATGGCCCAGGCGGCGGCCGCACCCGGCGGGCAGGTGCGCGGCTACACGCCCGCCGAGTTCGCCACCTACTTCCTGTCCACATGGCTGATCTCGCAGCTCATGGTGGTGTGGGTGGCGCACGAACTGGACCCCGCCATCCGGCAGGGGCAGCTCTCGCCGTGGCTGCTGCGCCCACTGGACCCCTTCTGGACCTACTTCCTGGGCCATGTGGCCGAGCGCTTCGTGCGCCTGCCCGCGCTGCTGGCGCTGGTGGCCCTGTTCGCGTGGCTCTCGGGCGCGCAGTTCACGGCCCAGTGGTGGGCTTACCCGGCGGCCATCGGGCTGGCGGTACTGGGCTTCACCGCGCGCTTTCTGTGGGAATACACGATTGGGCTGCTGGCCTTCTGGACCGACTCCTCCACCAGTTTTCAGGAACTGGTGTGGCTGATGTACGCCGCGCTGGGCGGCATGTTCGCGCCGCTGGCTTTTTACCCTGAATGGGTGCAGCGCGTGGCGGTCTGGACGCCCTTTCCCTACATGCTGGGCCTGCCCGCGCAGCTGCTTTCCGGCAAGGCCACGCTGGGGCAGGCCCTGCAGGGTGTGCTGGTGCTGCTGGCCTGGGGCCTGATCTTCGGCGTGGTGCGCTTTGCCGTGTGGCGCGTGGGCCTGCGCCGCTACGGGGCAGTGGGAGCATGA
- a CDS encoding lipid II:glycine glycyltransferase FemX has protein sequence MRLSLQETTDPRVYDDAVRSLPITSALQGWGYGEARRTLGQTPVRYLITGDGRTVGALQLIRKRLVPGFSTLYAPRGPALESLDLLPAVADAVKKVARPTDALLKIEPPVPFLADDSVVLPDAYGPFRRAESEQPEHTIVADLTRSEDELFAGLHAMARRNVRTAQKMGVVAGRDDDFDAFWEIFTATNERAKLGAFPRAYYETMLREGSAHGGEAYIVLSRHEGRALAGGFFLAMGKGTYYLFGGSVRDDRTNPDGSPVKDAKAPDAFYWNAMLDAQRRGYELFDFWGIPRTLDEDKHSFGVFKMKLKFSEQRVWYPAYDLPLNLAAPAIVKALRWRKTQNNLRKRGSADDVL, from the coding sequence GTGCGCCTGAGCCTGCAAGAAACCACCGATCCACGCGTGTACGACGACGCCGTGCGGTCCCTGCCCATCACCAGTGCCCTGCAGGGCTGGGGCTACGGCGAAGCGCGGCGCACCCTGGGTCAGACGCCAGTGCGCTACCTGATCACGGGCGACGGCCGCACCGTGGGCGCCCTGCAGCTGATTCGCAAACGCCTCGTGCCCGGTTTTTCGACGCTGTACGCGCCGCGCGGCCCGGCCCTGGAAAGCCTGGACCTGCTGCCCGCCGTGGCCGACGCCGTGAAGAAGGTGGCCCGGCCAACCGACGCCCTGCTGAAAATAGAGCCCCCGGTGCCGTTTCTGGCCGACGATTCGGTGGTGCTGCCAGACGCCTACGGCCCCTTTCGCCGCGCCGAGAGCGAGCAGCCCGAGCACACCATCGTGGCCGACCTGACCCGCAGTGAAGACGAGCTGTTCGCGGGCCTGCACGCCATGGCCCGCCGCAACGTGCGCACCGCCCAGAAGATGGGCGTGGTGGCTGGCCGCGACGATGACTTCGATGCCTTCTGGGAGATCTTCACGGCCACCAACGAACGCGCCAAGCTGGGAGCGTTTCCCCGCGCCTACTACGAAACCATGCTGCGCGAGGGGAGCGCCCACGGCGGGGAAGCCTACATCGTGCTGTCGCGGCACGAGGGGCGCGCGCTGGCCGGGGGCTTTTTCCTGGCGATGGGCAAGGGCACGTACTACCTGTTCGGCGGCAGTGTGCGCGACGACCGCACCAACCCCGACGGCAGCCCGGTCAAGGATGCCAAGGCCCCCGACGCCTTTTACTGGAACGCCATGCTGGACGCCCAGCGCCGGGGCTACGAACTGTTCGACTTCTGGGGCATTCCGCGCACCCTGGACGAGGACAAGCATTCATTCGGCGTGTTCAAGATGAAGCTGAAGTTCTCCGAGCAGCGCGTGTGGTATCCCGCCTATGACCTGCCGCTGAACCTGGCCGCGCCCGCCATTGTCAAGGCCCTGCGCTGGCGCAAGACCCAGAACAACCTGCGCAAGCGCGGCAGCGCCGACGACGTGCTGTAA
- a CDS encoding peptidylprolyl isomerase, giving the protein MKQVLLTLALLSGAALAQTTPSTTPAAPATTAPAAPAADPSTVVARVGTETFTLADFDRAFRLAAARVVNAQGIPFENSYLAEFAGARADYLKQYVRDRAVYQLARAAGNKVDAATLDRQLQEARADFESDADFAEALTATGYASADDLRAELERQGIVGAYLQGIQKRFTFGDAVVAGYYNLNKPRFTREAEACVKHILVPTQAEAQAIAKDLAGGADFAKIASDKSQDPGSAAQGGDLGCFGQGEMVETFDKASFAGPVNQVQTVQSQFGWHVLVVTKRTPAGLVPLAEAAPLIREQLAREAAQKYLDAQVAKISAESFPDRVTVK; this is encoded by the coding sequence ATGAAACAAGTGCTGCTCACGCTGGCGCTGCTGTCCGGCGCGGCCCTGGCCCAGACCACCCCCTCCACGACCCCGGCGGCGCCGGCCACCACGGCGCCCGCTGCCCCGGCGGCCGACCCCAGCACCGTGGTCGCGCGCGTGGGCACCGAAACCTTCACCCTGGCCGATTTCGACCGGGCCTTCCGGCTGGCCGCCGCGCGGGTGGTGAACGCCCAGGGCATTCCCTTTGAAAACAGCTATCTGGCAGAATTTGCCGGGGCCCGCGCCGATTACCTGAAGCAGTACGTGCGCGACCGCGCGGTGTACCAGCTGGCGCGCGCCGCTGGCAACAAGGTGGACGCCGCCACTCTGGACCGCCAGCTGCAAGAAGCCCGCGCCGACTTCGAGTCTGACGCCGACTTTGCCGAGGCGCTGACCGCCACCGGCTACGCCAGCGCCGACGACCTGCGCGCCGAACTGGAACGCCAGGGCATTGTAGGGGCGTACCTGCAGGGCATTCAGAAGCGTTTTACCTTCGGGGACGCGGTGGTGGCCGGTTACTACAACCTCAACAAGCCCCGCTTTACCCGCGAGGCTGAAGCCTGCGTGAAGCATATTCTGGTGCCCACCCAGGCCGAGGCGCAGGCCATTGCAAAAGACCTGGCAGGCGGGGCCGACTTCGCCAAGATCGCCAGTGACAAGAGTCAGGACCCCGGCAGCGCCGCGCAGGGCGGCGACCTGGGCTGCTTCGGCCAGGGCGAAATGGTGGAAACCTTCGACAAGGCCAGTTTCGCGGGGCCGGTCAACCAGGTGCAGACGGTGCAGTCGCAGTTTGGCTGGCATGTGCTGGTGGTGACCAAGCGCACGCCGGCAGGGCTGGTGCCCCTGGCCGAGGCCGCGCCGCTGATCCGCGAGCAGCTCGCGCGCGAGGCTGCCCAGAAATACCTGGACGCCCAGGTGGCCAAGATCAGCGCCGAGTCCTTTCCCGACCGCGTGACGGTGAAGTAA
- a CDS encoding ABC transporter permease: MRRALRLIRVFLAASISAQLEYRANFVGAVLASLGEAGVALLGLSLLFSQPGVQEVGGWTFREALLVTGFFMLTEGFISVVVQPNMTKIAEAIRTGNMDFTLLKPIDAQFNVSVRHLNLLRFPDVLLGLGLLAYAASGLTLTAAGVLSAAALYLSALVIVYCIWLGLSTTAFWFVKTQNVTELFNGLFGAARFPATAFPVPVRLVLTFVVPVALITTVPAQALTGELTPALALVSPLVAAGLFALTRWFWRRAVASYTSASS; this comes from the coding sequence ATGAGGCGCGCCCTGCGCCTGATCCGGGTGTTTCTGGCCGCCAGCATCTCGGCGCAGCTGGAATACCGCGCGAACTTCGTGGGGGCGGTGCTGGCCAGCCTGGGCGAGGCGGGGGTGGCGCTGCTGGGCCTCTCACTGCTGTTCAGCCAGCCCGGCGTGCAGGAGGTGGGCGGCTGGACCTTCCGCGAGGCGCTGCTGGTGACCGGTTTTTTCATGCTGACCGAAGGCTTTATTTCCGTGGTGGTGCAGCCCAACATGACCAAGATTGCTGAAGCCATCCGCACCGGCAACATGGATTTCACGCTGCTCAAGCCCATTGATGCCCAGTTCAACGTATCGGTCCGGCACCTGAACCTGCTGCGCTTTCCCGATGTGCTGCTGGGCCTGGGCCTGCTGGCCTACGCCGCCAGTGGCCTGACCCTCACCGCAGCGGGAGTGCTGTCGGCGGCGGCGCTGTACCTCTCGGCCCTGGTGATCGTGTACTGCATCTGGCTGGGCCTCAGCACCACCGCCTTCTGGTTCGTGAAAACCCAGAATGTGACCGAGCTGTTCAACGGCCTGTTTGGCGCCGCGCGCTTCCCGGCCACTGCCTTTCCGGTGCCAGTGCGGCTGGTGCTGACCTTCGTGGTGCCGGTGGCGCTGATTACGACCGTGCCTGCCCAGGCCCTCACCGGCGAGCTGACACCGGCCCTGGCGCTGGTCTCGCCGCTGGTGGCGGCCGGCCTGTTTGCGCTGACCCGCTGGTTCTGGCGCCGCGCCGTGGCCAGCTACACCAGCGCCAGCAGCTGA
- a CDS encoding ABC transporter ATP-binding protein, whose protein sequence is MTKPFADAAVQVRDLSKQYAVHDKEPGFMGSVRAFVKRQTRQVQAVRGVSFDLAPGEVVGFLGPNGAGKTTTLKMLSGLLHPSSGSARVAGFEPRRRERAFLKTITLVMGQKQQLMWDLPALDSFLINQAVYEIPDDEYRATMAEFTEVLGLDGILKKQVRKLSLGERMKCELAAALLHRPKVLFLDEPTIGLDVNMQEAVRAFVRDYNARYGATVMLTSHYMADVTALARRILVIDAGEVVFDGDLNALAERGSSGKTIRLQLRRPATPAELAAYGQVVTSDGLSAELTVPRAEVSERAARLLSALDVADLTVEDPPLETVMAELFGARPASARPAGEVTR, encoded by the coding sequence ATGACGAAGCCTTTTGCAGACGCGGCGGTGCAGGTGCGCGACCTGAGCAAGCAGTACGCCGTACACGACAAGGAGCCGGGCTTTATGGGCAGCGTACGGGCCTTTGTGAAGCGGCAGACCCGGCAGGTGCAGGCGGTGCGCGGCGTGTCCTTTGATCTGGCCCCTGGCGAGGTGGTGGGCTTCCTGGGCCCCAACGGCGCAGGCAAGACCACCACCCTGAAGATGCTCTCGGGCCTGCTGCACCCGTCCTCGGGCAGCGCGCGGGTGGCGGGCTTCGAGCCCCGCCGCCGCGAGCGCGCCTTTCTGAAGACCATTACCCTGGTCATGGGCCAGAAGCAGCAGCTGATGTGGGACCTGCCGGCCCTGGACTCGTTTCTGATCAACCAGGCCGTCTACGAGATTCCCGATGACGAGTACCGCGCCACCATGGCCGAGTTCACCGAGGTGCTGGGGCTGGACGGCATCCTGAAAAAGCAGGTGCGCAAGCTCTCGCTGGGCGAGCGCATGAAGTGCGAACTGGCGGCCGCGCTGCTGCACCGCCCGAAGGTGCTGTTTTTAGATGAACCCACCATTGGCCTGGACGTGAACATGCAGGAAGCCGTCCGGGCCTTCGTGCGCGACTACAACGCGCGCTACGGCGCCACCGTCATGCTCACCAGCCACTACATGGCCGACGTGACGGCCCTGGCCCGCCGCATTCTGGTGATTGACGCGGGCGAGGTGGTGTTTGACGGCGACCTGAACGCCCTGGCCGAGCGCGGCAGCAGCGGCAAGACCATTCGCCTGCAGCTGCGCCGCCCTGCCACCCCGGCCGAACTGGCCGCCTATGGTCAGGTCGTGACCAGCGACGGCCTCAGCGCCGAACTGACTGTGCCCCGCGCCGAGGTGAGTGAGCGCGCCGCGCGGCTGCTCTCGGCACTGGACGTGGCCGACCTGACGGTGGAAGACCCCCCGCTGGAAACCGTGATGGCCGAGTTGTTCGGCGCGCGCCCGGCCTCCGCCCGGCCGGCCGGAGAGGTGACCCGGTGA
- a CDS encoding hemolysin family protein gives MDNPLVILGILTLLLIVNGFFSGSELGVVSARKSRLQGLADRGSRAAQRALHLAERPGAFLATVQIGITLIGTVSAVFAGDRLTPQVERALTPLLGSAAGVVAEPAVVLLVTYLSLVLGELAPKSIALRNPEALALRVAPFFTVLARLTRPAVWLLETTTRGLLWLLGLRGEPQEHVTEEDVKAIVLQASETGGLEEGERERIDHVLRFNDRRVRELMTPRGEATLIPATAPLDEVVARALATPHDRYPVVDEHSQVVGQLRVVDLLQAVHSGGVWQDHVQPVAYVPETAWAEDVLNRLTRQGHQQIAIAVDEYGMFTGLITSTDLLRELAGADQPADPNDLFRRDDGSYLADGGLPMHDLRERLPLPRLDREDFSTLAGYVLEAMGEFPQVGARVEVQDWLLEVVDLDGARIDRVLIVPPVGLVMVQEVGG, from the coding sequence GTGGACAACCCACTCGTCATCCTGGGCATTCTCACGCTGCTCCTGATCGTGAACGGCTTTTTCTCCGGTTCAGAGCTGGGCGTGGTCTCGGCGCGCAAATCGCGGCTGCAGGGCCTGGCCGACCGGGGCAGCCGCGCCGCGCAGCGGGCCCTGCACCTCGCAGAGCGCCCCGGGGCGTTCCTGGCGACGGTGCAGATTGGCATTACCCTGATTGGCACGGTCAGCGCCGTGTTTGCCGGCGACCGCCTGACGCCCCAGGTTGAGCGGGCGCTGACCCCGCTGCTGGGTTCGGCGGCCGGTGTGGTGGCGGAGCCTGCGGTGGTGCTGCTGGTCACCTACCTGTCGCTGGTGCTGGGCGAACTGGCCCCCAAGAGCATTGCGCTGCGCAACCCCGAGGCCCTGGCGCTGCGCGTGGCGCCGTTTTTCACGGTGCTGGCCCGCCTGACGCGCCCCGCCGTGTGGCTGCTGGAAACCACCACGCGCGGCCTGCTGTGGCTGCTGGGCCTGCGCGGCGAGCCGCAGGAACACGTGACCGAGGAAGATGTGAAGGCCATTGTGCTGCAGGCCAGCGAAACCGGCGGTCTGGAGGAAGGCGAGCGCGAACGCATTGACCACGTGCTGCGCTTTAACGACCGCCGCGTGCGCGAACTGATGACCCCCCGGGGTGAGGCCACCCTGATTCCGGCGACCGCTCCCCTGGACGAGGTGGTGGCGCGCGCGCTGGCCACGCCCCACGACCGCTACCCGGTGGTGGATGAGCACAGTCAGGTGGTGGGGCAGCTGCGCGTGGTGGACCTGCTGCAGGCGGTGCACAGCGGCGGGGTGTGGCAGGACCATGTGCAGCCTGTGGCCTACGTGCCCGAAACCGCCTGGGCCGAGGATGTCCTGAACCGCCTGACCCGGCAGGGCCACCAGCAGATTGCCATTGCGGTGGACGAATACGGCATGTTCACGGGCCTGATCACCTCCACCGATCTGCTGCGTGAACTGGCCGGCGCCGACCAGCCCGCGGACCCCAACGACCTGTTCCGGCGCGACGACGGCTCGTATCTGGCCGACGGCGGCCTGCCCATGCACGACCTGCGCGAGCGCCTGCCGCTGCCCCGCCTGGACCGCGAGGATTTCAGCACGCTGGCGGGGTACGTGCTGGAGGCGATGGGGGAGTTTCCGCAGGTGGGGGCGCGGGTGGAGGTGCAGGACTGGCTGCTGGAGGTGGTGGACCTGGATGGCGCGCGGATTGACCGGGTGCTGATTGTGCCGCCGGTGGGGTTGGTGATGGTGCAGGAGGTGGGGGGGTAG